A stretch of the Ischnura elegans chromosome 5, ioIscEleg1.1, whole genome shotgun sequence genome encodes the following:
- the LOC124158961 gene encoding carboxypeptidase D-like codes for MEGYKSIAKVLVPSGKFFCSQMLLLLLMSVASSMSTMDTSIVGIPQLELSFDYHNYTMMTEFLKNVADKYPNLTRLESIGKSVEGRDLWSLMVSSFQDDESLPLGTPNIKFVGNIHGNEAVGRELLLHMIENLVNGYKKNATVTNLLETSRIYILPSMNPDGFEAAQELSCAGGIGRKNANDVDLNRSFPDYFRNNTFKEIQPETKAIMEWMERIPFILSASLHGGAMVANYPFENKPEDAPIGKFDPSISPDDDIFQHLALLYSQAHHKMHRGIQCNVKGPIFKDGIINGAAWYPITGGMQDYNYVRHGCMEITLEISCCKYPNHMTLPDLWKQNKEALLIYAMAAHKGVKGIVVDAHSRQPIVKARLKITGREMEFISSSRGEYWRLLHPGRYRIEALADGYQREATAFSVPRRGGIIWIEIQMKRRREVSEPRRIVESNEEPLVTSTGNQTGSELEGNILPIDGETNHRNESMPRTSSNDSLSVFGALGVENNSLIELQNERTQKSIQNAMVSAGWINKVTVSACVSAIMLVPFVY; via the exons ATGGAGGGGTACAAGAGCATTGCCAAAGTCTTAGTTCCCTCTGGCAAATTTTTCTGCAGCCAGATGCTTCTCCTGTTGCTGATGAGTGTAGCATCCAGCATGTCAACCATGGACACCAGCATAGTGGGAATACCACAACTTGAACTCAGCTTCGACTATCATAACTACACCATGATGACTGAGTTCCTGAAAAATGTCGCAGACAAATATCCCAACCTTACAAGGCTGGAATCCATAGGGAAGTCTGTTGAGG GGAGGGATCTATGGAGCTTGATGGTGTCTTCATTCCAGGATGATGAATCTCTTCCACTTGGTACtccaaatataaaatttgttgGTAACATTCATGGTAACGAGGCAGTCGGAAGGGAGCTTCTTCTTCACATGATTGAG AACCTCGTGAATGGCTATAAAAAGAATGCCACTGTGACAAACCTTTTAGAAACAAGCAGGATTTATATTCTGCCTAGTATGAATCCTGATGGCTTTGAAGCTGCTCAAGAGCTTTCTTGTGCTGGAGGTATTGGAAG GAAAAATGCAAATGATGTGGACCTAAACAGGAGCTTTCCAGATTACTTCAGAAACAACACCTTCAAAGAAATTCAGCCAGAGACCAAAGCGATAATGGAATGGATGGAAAGAATCCCATTTATCCTGTCTGCAAGCCTTCATGGAGGAGCAATGGTTGCTAACTATCCATTTGAAAACAAACCTGAAGatg CTCCTATTGGAAAATTTGATCCTTCAATTTCACCAGATGATGATATCTTTCAGCATCTTGCCCTACTATACTCACAAGCTCATCACAAGATGCACCGTGGTATTCAGTGTAATGTCAAAGGGCCTATTTTCAAGGATGGTATCATCAATGGTGCGGCCTGGTACCCCATCACTG GAGGAATGCAAGATTACAATTATGTAAGGCATGGCTGCATGGAAATAACGCTGGAGATCTCATGTTGCAAATATCCCAATCACATGACTCTACCAGATCTATGGAAACAGAACAAGGAG GCCCTGCTCATTTATGCAATGGCAGCCCATAAGGGTGTTAAGGGCATAGTCGTGGATGCACACTCTCGGCAACCAATCGTAAAAGCTCGGCTGAAAATCACTGGCCGTGAAATGGAATTCATTAGCTCATCGCGGGGAGAGTACTGGAGGTTACTGCACCCTGGCAGATACCGAATAGAG GCCTTGGCTGATGGCTATCAAAGGGAAGCCACTGCTTTTAGTGTTCCCAGGAGAGGTGGAATCATATGGATTGAGATTCAGATGAAGAGAAGGCGTGAGGTTAGTGAACCAAGGAGGATTGTTGAAAGCAATGAAGAGCCTTTGGTAACCTCGACTGGCAACCAGACTGGATCAGAATTGGAAGGCAACATACTTCCCATTGATGGTGAAACAAATCACAGAAATGAAAGTATGCCACGTACATCTTCCAATGACTCACTCTCAGTATTCGGTGCATTAGGTGTGGAAAATAACAGTCTGATAGAACTGCAAAATGAAAGGACACAGAAAAGCATTCAGAATGCAATGGTGAGTGCTGGTTGGATCAACAAAGTGACAGTATCAGCATGTGTGAGTGCAATAATGTTAGTACCATTTGTGTATTAG